CCGCCGCCAATACGAACCAGGCTGAAAACTACCTGGGCACAGAAGTGAACGCCGAAATTGGCTACAAGCTCTTCGACAACATGACCGCCAGCGTACAGGGCGCCTACATGTTCCTGGGCGACTACTTCGATGAGGCAGGCGATCTCGACGATCCCTACCAAACCCGTATCATGCTGAACTATGCATTTTAAGTAATGCCCCGTACCGGGAGGAACAGCGCTTCCTCCCGGTGCTTTGATTTTAGCCGTTTGACTTTACCATACTGTCTGGTTAACTAAGAGAACAGAAAGTTCAAACTATCCATCCGGAGGTAAACCATGAAAAAGATGGCCGTATTGCTGATGGCAGCATTTATGATGTCGGCTACCGTGCCGGTTCTTGCAGCCGAAATGACGAAGGAAGAGAAGGACATGTGTCTTCTGGCGTCCAAGAACTGCGGCATGGAGGTCGATACTCTCCAGAAGAAGATCAAGAAGCTCAACGCCGAGATCAAGAAGGGTAAGAAGGTTTACTCCGCCGACGAGATCAAGAAGCTCCAGCAGAAGCTGGACGAGGCCAACGAACTGCTTGACGCCATCCTCAAGGGTGGCGGTAACTAATCCTTTTCGCACTAGAAACACCCCGAGGGGAGAGGCGACTCTCCCCTCTTTTCGTTTCGTCGTTGCATCCGCTCAGACGGCGACTAAAGCTTTGACATGGTAGAGGCGGTTTGCAATAATCCCTCGCTGGAAAGTAAGTGCCCATGGACCCAACCGTAAAAAACTGGATAGCCACATCGAACTACGATTTGCGCACTGCCGAGGCCATGCTTAAGGCGGGACGGTATTTGTATGTGGTATTCATGTGCCATCTGTCTCTCGAAAAAATGTTTAAGGCAGTCCTGGCAGCTTCTTTTCCCGATTCCATTCCTCCCAAAATTCATAGCCTTGCCAGCCTGTACAAGAGAGCCGGACTGGTTATGCCTGAGCAATTCATGGATTTTGTCGAACAACTCGACAATGTAAGCATCGTCACCAGGTATCCGGAAGACCTCAGATCACTTTCCAGGGAGTTCAACCAGGCAAAAGCCGGGGAAGTGCTCCGAGAGACGAGAAAGTTACTGAAATGGCTCAAGCAATCGATATCAGAGAAATCGTAGAGCATTACCTGCAGAACCTTGCCGCGCTGGGAGTACCCGTTCAGAAGGCATTTATCTTCGGATCGCAGGCATCAGGCCGCGCAGACGAAGACAGCGATATTGATCTCGCTGTAATTTCGCCATACTTTGAGCGAATGGGACTGTGGGATAAAGCAAAAGTACTGGGAAGAGCAACCCGCGACATCCCCTGCCCCATGGATATTCTGGGCTACTCGCCCTCCCAGTTGAAAAAGGTCCGTCCCGGGACGCTGTTGGACGAGATCGTCAAAAACGGCATCGAGATCCGTTAAGCCCGGAGCATGGTACCCTCATACTCCCCGGCCATTACTTTACAGATGTGAATCTCAACGAAACACCCGTTAGGAGCAACGATGAAACGACTTTCCCTTCTCTGCGCAGTTCTGCTTGTGGCCCTCTCAACGGCCTCAACTCTTCTTGCGGCCCAGATCAGGGTCTACGTGTCGGAATTCGCCATTACCGGCGCCGCCAACAAGGATGAATTGAAGTCAACGCTGCAGACGCTGTTCGCCTCGCGCCTGAGCAATGATTCGGTGCTTTCCGTGGATTCGCCCGTGGGAGCCGATGTACTGGTTAAGGGAAGCTACATCGCCTTCGGCAAGATTTTCAGCCTCGACGCAGTGGCCAGGGATGCAAGCGGCCGGGTCATCGCCCGCTCGTTCCAGCAGGGTGAAAGCCAGGATGAGTTGATTCCCGCGGCGGGCAAGCTGGGGCAGGCCATGGCGGCAGAGATCGCCGAAAAGATTAAACCGGGGGTGGTCATGGTACCGCAGCCGGTTGCAGCGCCGGTGGCGGTTCCTGTATCGGATGTGGTGCGCCCTTCAGCTCCGCAGGCAGCGTCCGATGTGATCAAGGCCTCCACCACAAGCGATATCGTGAAACCGCAGAATCTGACCCAAACCGCCTCCGGCGGCTGGATGAGCCAAAGGCTGACGGGCACCCTCATCGGCATTGCCGCCGGCAAAAAAGCGGATGACGGCGCCCGGGATTTCTACATTGCCGACGAACAAGCCCTGCGCCTCTATCGCAAGGGCGACGCCCTTAAGCTGGTGGCAGAAGTCTCCTTCTCCCCCCGCGAGCGGGTGATCGGGGTGGATTCCGCCGACCTTGACGGAGACGGGACGCCGGAAGCCTACGTTACCATCATGGATGGTGAGTCGCTCTCCTCCCAGGTGTGGGTTGCGGAAAAGAACTCCCTCAAGCGGATTGCGGCCAAGCTCCCCTATTATTTCCGGGGAATCGCCCTGGAAGGCGCCAACTACACGATCTACGCCCAGCAGATGAGCACCGATGCCGATTACTACGGCGACGTGTATGAACTGGTCAGAAACGGCGACCGCTTTGAACTGAAAAACCCCATCAAGCTCCCACGATTCGGTTACCTCTACAACTTCAACCGGTTCCGCGACGCTTCGGGCAGCAGTTATACCGCAGTCATCAATGAAGACGGCTATCTCATCATCTATTCCGCGGCCGGCGAGGAACTGTGGCGCAGCGCCGACAAATTCGGCGGCTCCGAGACGTATTTCAAGCGCGAAGACCTGTCCAAAGTCATAGTTACCGGAGATCCGTTCCGCTGGATTTTTATGGAGCAACGGATCACCGTTTCACCGACTGGCGAGCTGATCGTACCTAAAAATGAAGGGATGTTCGTCGTCGGCAACAACCGCGCCTACAAGAAGAGCAGCCTCTACGCCTTTTCCTGGAACGGTTCGTCCCTGGACGAAGTCTGGCACACCAAGCAAAGCCAGAACTACCTCGCCGACTATGTGTATGAGCCTGGCGCCAAGGAAATCGTGGCCCTCGAAGTCGTGAAGAAAGAGGGGCTCCTCAACAAGGGAACCAGCATCGTAACGGTAAAGCGGCTGGAATAGCGTAAATGGCTTTTTCCGCTGCCTGATTGTAAGGGGGTACTCGCGTGCCCCCTTTTTCGTCTGTCCCTGCGGATATAATTGATTGACATCGGACCGCTATACTGTTAGGATTTTTCGCGTTTTGCGCGCTTTTTCACTATCTTCCACAACACCTTACAGAGATTACCGTTGACAGATCCCGTTTCCATAGAAGCACCCCTTCCCAAGGGGGTAACCGACTTTCTCCCCGAGAAGGCCGACAAGATCGGCTACATCGAGGGTAAGATCCGCGGGGTATTCGAGCTCTGGGGCTTCCGGCGCATCATCACCCCGCTGCTGGAGTTCCAGGACGTTATGGCCATCGGCCTCGGCGAGGACCTCCGGGAAAAGACCTTCCGTTTTGATGACCGGCAGACCGGCAAGCTCCTGGCCATCCCTTCGGACATCACCCCCCAGGTGGCCCGTATCGTCGCAACCCGCATGCGGAACTGCCCCCTCCCCCTCCGTCTCTACTATCTTGGCCGGGTGCTTCGCCACGTGGAGCTCCAGTCGGGCCGAAGCCGCGAGATGTTCCAGGCCGGAGTCGAACTGATCGGTCTCGACTCACCCGAAGCCGACGCCGAAATGGTGGCAATGGCAGTGGAGATCCTCAAGGGCCTCGGTTTTGATGAATTCAAGGTCGATCTGGGCCATGTGGGCTTCATCCGCGGGGTCATGGCGGCTGCGGGACTTGGCGACGATTCGCACCGGCGGCTCCAGGAGGCGATCGGCAAGAAGGATTCCTCGGCGGTCAAGGCTATTCTCGAAACCGAGCCCATCGCAGACCGGGTCAAGGAAGAGCTTGCCGCACTGCCCCGGTTGTTCGGCGGGCGCGAAATCCTGGCCGAGGCTCAAAAGGTCGCTACCAGCGATTCTTCACGCAAAGCCCTGGACAACATCGCCCAGGTACTGGACATTCTCGATATTCACGGCGTTTCCGGCCACCTGACCCTTGACCTGGGTGAGGTTCGCGGGCTCGATTACCACAGCGGGCTCACGTTCGAGGGATTTGTTACCGGGATCGGCGAAGCGGTCTGCAGCGGCGGCCGGTATGACAACCTGACCCGGCGCTATGGCTATCCGGCCCCTGCAACAGGCTTCGCGTTCAACATCCTCGCTCTCCTGAACGCCCTTGAGAAACGCCCGGACGTTGAAGCGAGCAAAACCCGCGACATCCTCATCTTCAATCTCAAGGACGACCGCCGGGAAGCTCTTGAAATTGCCCAGAATCTCAGGGCACGGGGTTACTCCACCGCCCGCGACATCATCCACAGAAATTTCGATGATTCACTGGACTACGCGCGGCGGATGAACATACGCAGAATGATGGTTATCGGCGGCGATTATTGCGCCTCCGATGAAGTCTACATAGTACGGGTTGCGGACAGGAAGGGAACGGCCGTCAAAATAACCGCCCTTGCCGCAAGCGATTTTTCACTAAATATCCTTCCCTGACAAGGAGAAGACAATGGCAAACGTAGTAGTAGTTGGCGCCCAATGGGGCGATGAAGGAAAAGGCAAGGTCGTCGATATCTACACCGAACATGCGGATGATGTTGTTCGTTACCAGGGTGGAAACAATGCCGGCCACACCCTCGTGGTAAACGGCGAAAAAACCGTACTCCACCTCATACCGTCGGGAATTCTCCACAAGGGAAAGCGCTGCATCATCGGCAACGGCGTGGTGCTCGACCCGGAAGTTTTCATCATGGAGATCAACCGGTTAAAGGAAAAGGGACGCCTCCAGGACGACAGCGCCCTGCTGGTCAGCGAGTCGGTTCACATCATCATGCCGTACCACAAGATGATCGACATCGCCCGTGAAGCCAAGAGCGGCGACAAGAAGATCGGCACCACCGGCCGCGGCATCGGCCCCACCTATGAGGACAAGATCGGCCGGAGAGGCATCCGCCTCATGGACCTGCTCGATCCCGTGGTTTTTGCCCGCAAGCTCCGGGAGAACCTCGAAGAAAAGAATTTCATCCTCGAGAAGATGCTCGGCGAAGCCCCCATGTCTTACGACGAGATTTATGCCGCCTACAGCGGCTACGCGGAAACCCTGCGCAAATATGTCGCCAACACCTCGCTAATCCTCAGCAAGGATATCAAGGCCGGGAAAAAGCTCCTTTTTGAAGGTGCCCAGGGGACTCTTCTCGACGTGGATCACGGGACCTATCCGTTCGTCACTTCGTCCTCCACCTGCTCCGGCGGCTCTTGCACCGGCTCCGGCGTGAGCCCCAGGGACATCCACGAGATCATCGGCATCTCCAAGGCCTATGTTACGCGGGTAGGCAGCGGCCCCTTCCCCACCGAACTCCTCGACGACGACGGCGAAAAGCTTCGCCAGACCGGCGGCGAATTCGGCGCCACCACCGGCCGGCCACGGCGCTGCGGATGGTTCGACGCCATGGTGGTCCGGTTTGCAGTGCAGGTAAACGGCCTTACCGGCATAGCGCTCACCAAACTGGATGTGCTGAACGACTTCGACACCATCAAGGTTTGCACCGGCTACACCTACGAGGGAAAACCCCTTGAGGATCTGCCGGCCAACCTTGCGATATTCGAGAAATGTCAGCCTGTCTACGAAGAGATTCCCGGATGGAAGAGCGACATCAGGGGAGCACGCCGCTTTGAGGATCTGCCGGAGAAAGCGCGGCAGTATGTGAAACGGCTTGAAGAGCTGGTAGGATGCCCCATCGTCCTCGTCTCAGTCGGTCCGGGCCGCGACGAAACGATAACCATCCGAAACCCGTTCGCATAAAAAAGTTCAGCTTTTTTGTTTTTTATCTTGACGCATAAAGCCAAGTCTGATAAAAATCATTTTCTCTTGCGAGCCGCTAGCTCAGCTGGTAGAGCACCTGACTTTTAATCAGGTGGTCGTTGGTTCGATCCCAACGCGGCTCACCATTTAAAAACAAGAAACCCGGTCAGTTTTCTGACCGGGTTTCTTTTCCCCTCGTCCCCTTCGTCTAGCCCGGCCCAGGACACCGCCCTTTCACGGCGGCGACGCCGGTTCAAATCCGGCAGGGGACGCCAAACAGAAAAGCCCTTCCGCAATGAGCGGAAGGGCTTTTTCTTATTCCTTGACCAATTGAAGCCGGCGTCACGTCAGGCAAACTGATTGTAATAACCCTTTACCTTGACGAGATACTCGCGGGTTTCACGGGGGAGGAGATGTGGTTTCCTGTCGACATTGCCGGGCCCCCAGTTGTAAGCGGCAAGGGCCTTGTCGATGTTTCCGTCATAGCGGCGCAGAAGATCCTTGAGAAACCTGGTCCCGGCCATGACGTTCTGCTCGGGGTCAAAGGAGTCGGTAACCCCAAGGCCACGGGCAGTGGCCGGCATGAGCTGCATGAGTCCCCTGGCGCCAACGGGGGAGACGGCATTGGGATTGAAATTGCTCTCCGCCTTTATCACCGCCTTGATGAGTCCCACCTCGACACCATAACGGCGCGATGCGCGGCTGACTACGTCATCGAGCCAGTTATCGCTGTTCAACTCCGCACTAGGCACGGAGGATGAGTCGGAAATTTCCTGAGTTGACGAACCGGACGTCTCGGCCTGCATCGGAACGGGTTCCTTGCCATTTTCGGCAAAGCTTTTAAGCATGAGCTCCACCGCCCGCCCCGTTGCCGGCGGGCTGTCAACACCGTCGACATCGCCGATGCTGAAAGCGCTCCGCATCATGTCAAGACGCATCAATTCCGCTGCGGCGGCAACGGAAGCACGCACCCACTTCGCGGTTTGCGGCTGTACCCCCCCGGCAGCGAGCAGCTCGTCAAAAACGAGGCCGGTGCCGGATTCACGGGAAGAGCTCCGATCAGCCGGGGCGTTGGCGGATTCAGGAGCCGCCGGACGATTGATTAGGGTGTCGATCAACATGCCTACACCTTATGCAAAAGGTGTGGCAATTGTATCGAGTCTCCTCTTTTTTAATTTTTCGATGAGGGTGGTTCGCTTGAGATTCAGAAGCAGCGCGGCTTCTTTCTTGTTGCCGCCGGTCTTCTTGAGCGCCTGAAGGATGAGGTTGTTTTCGAACTCTTCCACCACGGTATTGAGACAAATGCCTGAATCCGGAAGGGTAACACTTTCCGCTGCGGGGGCTATGGTAATGCCGGAAAATTTTTCGGGGAGGTCATTGACGCCGATGGAACCGAATCCCTTGAGGATAACAAGACGCTCCACCAGGTTTTCCAGCTCGCGCACGTTGCCGGGCCAGTCGTAATGGGCAAGGAGTTCCATGGCGTCGGAATCAATCCCCTTGACCTTGCTCTTCTTGTTGCGGTTGAAGCGCTCCAGGAATGAGTTGACCAGAAGCGGGATATCTTCACGGCGCTCCCGGAGCGGCGGAATGAAGATGGGTATGACCGAGAGGCGGTAATAGAGATCTTCACGGAACTGCTTGGTGGCAACGAGTTTTTCCAGGTTCTGATTGGTGGCTGCAATAATCCGTACGTCAATCTTCTTGGGACGGGTGGCGCCAACCGGCTCCAGTTCGCGATTCTGAAGCACGCGGAGGAGCTTTACCTGGAGGTTAAGCTTCATGTCGCCGATTTCATCAAGGAAAAGCGTGCCGCGGTCTGCCATTTCGAAACGGCCGATCCTATTTGCCACAGCGCCGGTAAAAGAGCCCTTCACATGGCCGAACAGCTCGCTTTCGAGAAGTTCGTCCGGAATGGCGGCACAGTTGACCGGGACAAAGTTGCGGGTTTTACGGGTGCTCAGATCATGAACCGCACGGGCCACCAGCTCTTTCCCCGTCCCCGACTCCCCCTGGATGAGGACCGTGGAATCGGATTCGGCTACTTTCTCGATCAACTCAAAAAGAGAAAGCATTTTCGAGCTTTCGCCGATGATATTGGGGATGAGAGCACGGTTTTTGATGGCCGGTTTGGTCCGGTAGGTCTGGCTCTGGAGCGACTGGTGCTCAAGCCCCCTCTTCACATGGGTCTCGAGCTCATCCAGATTGAAAGGTTTTTCCAGGTAGAAGAACACTCCCGCTTTCAGGAGATTTGAAGCCATTTCATAGTTGCCGAAAGCACTATAGGCTATGATGACGGTGCCGGGTCGCATGGCTTTCAGTTTTTTGACGAACTCGAGACCGTTCACCCGAGGCATCATCAAGTCTGTTATAACGAGATGAACCTCCTCGGTCTCCAGCTTGTCGAGGGCATCCTGACCATCACAGGCCTGCACCACCTCGTACCCTTTGTACTTAAGGAAAGCCGCAACAAAATCGCGAGTTTTTTTATCGTCGTCGGCAATGAGCAATCGTGGCGTATCCATGGGTTCCTCGACAAGGGAATGGGTATATGGGAGCTGGTTTTCTTGACGCCCCACACTAGTCATAATCCTGACAAAAGTCAACAAAATGACGAGCGCCAAAAAAATATTTTGCGACAGAACCCTTTGAAACGGCTCTCACTTTTCGGCTCTTTCCACCCCCCAAGGGCACAAGCGCCTCACCAGCGCCGGCCTCCCCAAGTGTCAATTTTTTCAGCAAGCTGTAAACCATCGGGAATCCAGTAAAAAAATTCCTAAAATTTTCGGCTCTTAAGCCGATAGGTATAAATACGCAAGTCTTGCTATTTATTAGGATACTCAAAAAAGGCCCATAACCGGAGTAAGAGAACACTCTTTGCATATAGATACGGCATACTTGGCCGCAAGGAAAAAAATCCCCCCGATAATTCGGAATAAATCCGGAGGAAGAAAATTATGGAAACCGCCCTTCAGACCAAAGTTGAAGAATCGAGGAACGAACTGATCCAGCTCGTGAGTTTCAAGCTGGAGCAGGAGGAATACGGGGTGAACGTACTCAAGGTACGTGAAATTATCCGCATGCCGAGCATCACCCGCGTCCCCAACACGCCCCACTATATTGAGGGTGTCATCAACCTGCGGGGCAAGGTGATCCCCATCATCTCCATGCGCAAGCGCTTCAATCTCCCGGAGGGGGAAACCAGCAACCAGACCAGGATCATGGTTATAGATATGGAAGGCGAGCTGATGGGGTTCGTGGTCGATGCGGTCTCCGAGGTGATAAGAATATCCGAGAGCGAGATACAGCCGCCGCCGGCTGTGGTGAACAGCGCCATTGAGCAGGAGTGTCTGGCCGGCGTAATCAACCAGACCGATCGGCTCCTCTTCTTCCTGAACCTGGAAAAACTAGTCTCCCGTGAAGAGCGGCAGCTTTTCAGCGGTATAATGTGACACGTACGGCAATGCCGAGAATTAAATTTGAAATGCTCCACATTTCATCTACGCTCGCGAGGAACAGCACATGGCGATAGAGTGCGAAGACCAAGAACTTCTTGAAGGTTTTTTGACCGAAACGTTTGAGTTACTCGAAAAACTCGACGACGACCTGGTTGCCCTGGAGAAAGCTCCTGCGGACACGGAGCTCATGAACAGCATCTTCCGGTCGATTCATACGGTTAAGGGAGCATCGAGCTTCCTGGGCTTTGAGCTCCTCGTGAAAGTAACCCACAAGACAGAGGACGTCCTGAACCGCATGCGTCGCGGCGAGCTTGAGGTGACGCCTGAAATCATGGATGTGATTCTGGAGGCGGTTGACCTGGTGAAGCTCCTGGTGAGCGACATCAAGGGTGGCGACATCGTCGAGCGAGAGATCGACGAGACCATCGGCAAACTCCTCCCCTTCCTCTCGGAAAACGCCAAGGAAGCAACCGTACTGAAGCAATCGCCCCCCGCGGCAGCAACCACTCCGCCCGTGGTGGATGAAACACCGCCGGCGCCCCAGGAGCCCCTGGAAACCCATACACAGGAAAGCGTGGAAACGGCTGCTCAACCCGCGCCAGAGCCCGCCCCAACCCCTGACACGGCACCGGTCAAGGCCCCAGAGGCGCCACCCCGCGCCAAAACTGCCCCGCCCCCTGCACCCAGGGATGACAAGAAGGGCGACGACCTGTCCGACAACTCCACGGTCCGGGTTGATGTGAAGCGGCTTGACGATCTTATGAACCAGGTGGGGGAGCTGGTCCTGGAACGCAACCGGATGATGCAGCTCAACACCGACTTCCAGGGGGGCGATGACACCATCTTCGGCGAAGAGTTCAGCAAACTCTCCAAGCGTATCAGCTTCGTCACCTCGGAACTCCAGATGCAGGTTCTCAAGATGCGGATGATCCCGGTGGAAAAGGTGTTCAAGAAGTTTCCACGCATCGTACGCAACATGGCCAGGGATCTGGGCAAAGATGTGGACCTGGTGATCCTTGGCGAGGAGACGGAACTGGACAGGTCGGTGGTGGACGAAATCGGCGATCCGCTGATACACCTGATTCGCAATGCCATGGATCACGGTCTGGAGACCCCCGACGAACGGGTTGCAGCAGGCAAGCCCCGCAAGGGGACCCTTATCCTCTCGGCAGCCCACGAGGGGAACCAGATCGTCATCAGCATCAAGGATGACGGCAAGGGAATAAACACCGATGTCGTTGCCAGAAAAGCCAAGGAGAAAGGGTTGGTGACCGACGAGCAGCTTGCCGCCATGGGGCAGCGCGAGCTTATGGATCTGATTTTCCTCCCCGGCTTCTCCACCAAGGAAAAGGCCACCGACCTCTCGGGGCGTGGCGTCGGCATGGACGTGGTCCGGACCAATATTAAAAAGCTGAACGGCATCATCGACATCCGCAGCGAGCTTGGGCAGGGGTCGGAGTTCATCCTGAAGCTTCCCCTCACCCTGGCCATCATCCAGTCGCTTCTGGTGGAGGTGGAGGATGAAACCTACTCGCTCCCCCTGGCGGCAGTAATGGAGACGCTTCGGGTGGACGAGCGGGAATTTCACACCATTGGCGACCAGGAGGTGCTGAAGCTGCGCGATTCGGTGCTCCCGCTGATGCGGCTGCAGAAAATTTTCAATGTGGCGCCGAGTTCGAAAAGCCGGACCGCCTGCTACGTGGTCGTGGTGGGTGTGGCGGAAAAGCGCGTCGGGCTTGTGGTTTCGCGGCTTCTGGGACAGCAGGAGGTGGCGATCAAGTCCCTCGGCAAGTACCTGGCAAATCTCCCCGGCATTGCCGGCTCCACCATACTCGGTGACGGGCGGGTAACGCTCATCATTGACCCGGCGGGACTTCTTGAAAACAGCGACGGAGGCGGAAGCGGCCGCATGGCGGCCTGACCCGGCATTAAAGACACAAACCAGCGTGATAAAGGAACACTCGTGACACTCTCCGACAAGGATTTCGAATTCTTCAGGGACTTCATTTACAATCACTGCGGAATGTACTTTCATTCAAGCAAGAAGTATTTCCTGGAAAGCCGCCTTTCCCGCCGCCTTGAGGCGACCAACGCACCCAGTCTCATTGCGTATATGGGAATGTTGAAGGATACCCGGACCAAATCCGACGAAATGCTGAAGCTTCTGGATGAAATCACCACCAACGAGACCTGCTTCTTTCGCAACCCTCCCCAGTTGAAGGCCCTGGAAAATGTTTTTCTCCCCGAAGTCGTGGCGACCAAGGGGAAAATAGGCTTCCGCAAACTCAGGATATGGAGCGCCGGCTCGTCATCGGGCGAAGAGGCCTACACCATGGCCATGCTTCTCCTGGAAAAACGCACTTCGATTCTTAAGGACTGGATCATAGAGATCGTGGGAACCGATATCAGCGAAACGATCCTGGCCCAGGCGCGGGATGGGGTCTACACCGCTTACTCGGTACGCAACACCCCGGATTTCTACAAGAAAAAATACTTCCGCGAAGAGGCCGGCGGACGTTTTGTCCTCTCGCCCGACGTGAAGAAACTGGTAACCTTCAGCCATCTGAACCTCTACGAAGACGCAAAAATGGTCTTCATGAAGAGCTTCGACTTCATCTTCTGCGCCAACGTCCTCATCTACTTCGACCTGGCGTCCAAAACCAAGGTGGTTCAGCACTATTACAACAACCTTCAGCCCTACGGCTACTTCTTCGTGGGGCAGTCCGAATCCCTGCACGGCGTAAACGACAAGTTCAAAACGGTCCATTTCCCCGGCGGATTTGCGTACAAAAAGTGAAAGGCGGAACGGATAGCGTGGAACAATCAAGTAAAATGGAAAAAGCTGCCGCTCTGATCCGGGGGATGACCGATCTCCCCACAATCCCCGCCGTAGCCACCCAGGTTCTTTCGCTCCTGGATCAGCCAGAGGTGGAGATAGACCAGGTGGCGGAACTCCTTCTCACCGACCAGGTCATGGCTGCGCGAGTACTGAAGATGGTCAACTCTCCGCTCTACCGGCCGGCCACCGTTATCACGTCCCTCAAAGGTGCCCTGGTCTACCTGGGGCTTCGGCACATCAGGGAATTCATCCTCACCTGCGCCTTTATCCAGAGTTTCGAGGGAAAAGACGGGGTTATCGGTGTGAAACCGTTCTGGGAGCACTCCTTCGGCGTCGGCATCGTGGCGCGCCTGATCGCCGCGAAGGTGGGATACCACGATACCGAAAAGGCCTACATC
The nucleotide sequence above comes from Geobacter benzoatilyticus. Encoded proteins:
- a CDS encoding FG-GAP repeat domain-containing protein, which gives rise to MKRLSLLCAVLLVALSTASTLLAAQIRVYVSEFAITGAANKDELKSTLQTLFASRLSNDSVLSVDSPVGADVLVKGSYIAFGKIFSLDAVARDASGRVIARSFQQGESQDELIPAAGKLGQAMAAEIAEKIKPGVVMVPQPVAAPVAVPVSDVVRPSAPQAASDVIKASTTSDIVKPQNLTQTASGGWMSQRLTGTLIGIAAGKKADDGARDFYIADEQALRLYRKGDALKLVAEVSFSPRERVIGVDSADLDGDGTPEAYVTIMDGESLSSQVWVAEKNSLKRIAAKLPYYFRGIALEGANYTIYAQQMSTDADYYGDVYELVRNGDRFELKNPIKLPRFGYLYNFNRFRDASGSSYTAVINEDGYLIIYSAAGEELWRSADKFGGSETYFKREDLSKVIVTGDPFRWIFMEQRITVSPTGELIVPKNEGMFVVGNNRAYKKSSLYAFSWNGSSLDEVWHTKQSQNYLADYVYEPGAKEIVALEVVKKEGLLNKGTSIVTVKRLE
- a CDS encoding chemotaxis protein CheW; this encodes METALQTKVEESRNELIQLVSFKLEQEEYGVNVLKVREIIRMPSITRVPNTPHYIEGVINLRGKVIPIISMRKRFNLPEGETSNQTRIMVIDMEGELMGFVVDAVSEVIRISESEIQPPPAVVNSAIEQECLAGVINQTDRLLFFLNLEKLVSREERQLFSGIM
- a CDS encoding nucleotidyltransferase domain-containing protein, which encodes MAQAIDIREIVEHYLQNLAALGVPVQKAFIFGSQASGRADEDSDIDLAVISPYFERMGLWDKAKVLGRATRDIPCPMDILGYSPSQLKKVRPGTLLDEIVKNGIEIR
- a CDS encoding ATP phosphoribosyltransferase regulatory subunit → MTDPVSIEAPLPKGVTDFLPEKADKIGYIEGKIRGVFELWGFRRIITPLLEFQDVMAIGLGEDLREKTFRFDDRQTGKLLAIPSDITPQVARIVATRMRNCPLPLRLYYLGRVLRHVELQSGRSREMFQAGVELIGLDSPEADAEMVAMAVEILKGLGFDEFKVDLGHVGFIRGVMAAAGLGDDSHRRLQEAIGKKDSSAVKAILETEPIADRVKEELAALPRLFGGREILAEAQKVATSDSSRKALDNIAQVLDILDIHGVSGHLTLDLGEVRGLDYHSGLTFEGFVTGIGEAVCSGGRYDNLTRRYGYPAPATGFAFNILALLNALEKRPDVEASKTRDILIFNLKDDRREALEIAQNLRARGYSTARDIIHRNFDDSLDYARRMNIRRMMVIGGDYCASDEVYIVRVADRKGTAVKITALAASDFSLNILP
- a CDS encoding HEPN domain-containing protein → MDPTVKNWIATSNYDLRTAEAMLKAGRYLYVVFMCHLSLEKMFKAVLAASFPDSIPPKIHSLASLYKRAGLVMPEQFMDFVEQLDNVSIVTRYPEDLRSLSREFNQAKAGEVLRETRKLLKWLKQSISEKS
- a CDS encoding lytic transglycosylase domain-containing protein, encoding MLIDTLINRPAAPESANAPADRSSSRESGTGLVFDELLAAGGVQPQTAKWVRASVAAAAELMRLDMMRSAFSIGDVDGVDSPPATGRAVELMLKSFAENGKEPVPMQAETSGSSTQEISDSSSVPSAELNSDNWLDDVVSRASRRYGVEVGLIKAVIKAESNFNPNAVSPVGARGLMQLMPATARGLGVTDSFDPEQNVMAGTRFLKDLLRRYDGNIDKALAAYNWGPGNVDRKPHLLPRETREYLVKVKGYYNQFA
- a CDS encoding sigma-54-dependent transcriptional regulator produces the protein MDTPRLLIADDDKKTRDFVAAFLKYKGYEVVQACDGQDALDKLETEEVHLVITDLMMPRVNGLEFVKKLKAMRPGTVIIAYSAFGNYEMASNLLKAGVFFYLEKPFNLDELETHVKRGLEHQSLQSQTYRTKPAIKNRALIPNIIGESSKMLSLFELIEKVAESDSTVLIQGESGTGKELVARAVHDLSTRKTRNFVPVNCAAIPDELLESELFGHVKGSFTGAVANRIGRFEMADRGTLFLDEIGDMKLNLQVKLLRVLQNRELEPVGATRPKKIDVRIIAATNQNLEKLVATKQFREDLYYRLSVIPIFIPPLRERREDIPLLVNSFLERFNRNKKSKVKGIDSDAMELLAHYDWPGNVRELENLVERLVILKGFGSIGVNDLPEKFSGITIAPAAESVTLPDSGICLNTVVEEFENNLILQALKKTGGNKKEAALLLNLKRTTLIEKLKKRRLDTIATPFA
- a CDS encoding adenylosuccinate synthase is translated as MANVVVVGAQWGDEGKGKVVDIYTEHADDVVRYQGGNNAGHTLVVNGEKTVLHLIPSGILHKGKRCIIGNGVVLDPEVFIMEINRLKEKGRLQDDSALLVSESVHIIMPYHKMIDIAREAKSGDKKIGTTGRGIGPTYEDKIGRRGIRLMDLLDPVVFARKLRENLEEKNFILEKMLGEAPMSYDEIYAAYSGYAETLRKYVANTSLILSKDIKAGKKLLFEGAQGTLLDVDHGTYPFVTSSSTCSGGSCTGSGVSPRDIHEIIGISKAYVTRVGSGPFPTELLDDDGEKLRQTGGEFGATTGRPRRCGWFDAMVVRFAVQVNGLTGIALTKLDVLNDFDTIKVCTGYTYEGKPLEDLPANLAIFEKCQPVYEEIPGWKSDIRGARRFEDLPEKARQYVKRLEELVGCPIVLVSVGPGRDETITIRNPFA